GCCGGAAACGCCAAGGTCAAAACGCTTGGCCAGAGCCAGGCAGGTGCGTACATCGGCTTCGGAATGCTCGCTGTGGTAGGCCTCGATGGCGCTGAGCCCGTATTCCTTGAGGCGGGCCACCATGGAATCCAGCCATCCTGAGGGGGCCTTCCAGAGCAGCGGATGCGCCAGGCATACCGTTGCCCCCATGGAGGCCAGCAACCGAACGCTTTCATCAGGTTCCAGCACGGTTTTGGGCAAATATGCCTTGCCCCGGCTGCCCAAAAATTCCTTGAAAACCTGCCGGGGATCCTTGGCGAATCCCTTACGCAGCATCACAGCCGCGATATGCGGTCGCCCCACGCTTTCGCCCTTGGCCGCCGCCAGCACTTCTTCCATGCTGATGTCGTAGCCGAGATCCTGCAACTTTTTTACTATGCCTACATTGCGCTCTGCCCGCATTTCGCGCAGCCAGCGCAGTTTTTCCAGCAAAGGCTGGGGATTTTCCGGTAGCCACAGGCCAAGAATGTGCAGTTCGCCCAGTTCCGTGCCTGTCGAAATTTCGCAGCCGCGCACAACCTCAATACCAAGCTCGCGCCCGGTCCGCTGCCCCTCGTCAAGGCCAGACAGGGTATCGTGGTCAGTAATGGCCACTGCTGCAAGGCCTGCGGCATGGGCATTGCCCACAAGCTGGGCGGGAGTGTCCGTACCGTCAGAAGCGGTGGAATGAGTGTGCAGGTCGATGAACTTCATACTATCTTTCATGGGATAATTGTTATACCGCAAAATGACAATATGGGGCAAGCCTTGAACTGGAAGACGCTTGGCGATAGAATACTCCCTC
The Desulfovibrio sp. genome window above contains:
- a CDS encoding PHP domain-containing protein, with translation MKDSMKFIDLHTHSTASDGTDTPAQLVGNAHAAGLAAVAITDHDTLSGLDEGQRTGRELGIEVVRGCEISTGTELGELHILGLWLPENPQPLLEKLRWLREMRAERNVGIVKKLQDLGYDISMEEVLAAAKGESVGRPHIAAVMLRKGFAKDPRQVFKEFLGSRGKAYLPKTVLEPDESVRLLASMGATVCLAHPLLWKAPSGWLDSMVARLKEYGLSAIEAYHSEHSEADVRTCLALAKRFDLGVSGGSDYHGSNKPTIRLGQGYGGLRVSSAVLEDLKDRRNSAGLHI